The DNA region TGCCCCAGCTCCAGCCCGCCGGGCCGCGCCCCGGCTTCTCTCAACAGAGATCTCACGTCTAGAGGCAACGTGTCCATGGCGTAGCCGCCGTTTTTCCTAGGCCACGCGTCCCTCGGCTTGTCCGCATATATCTCAATTCCTATGCCGTCGAAATCCCTGACGTATAAAGATTCGGAGACCAGATGGTCGGCGAAGCCCTCCACCACTTCTTCAAACTCCATCGCCCTTCTCAACACGGCGCCAAGGCTCTTCCTATTAGGCACTTTTAAAGCCACATGGTATAAGTAAGAATCCTCAGAGTGGCGAGCAATGCCCTCAACCAGTTTTAATGGGCAGTCACCAATACACAATTCCCTCCCCCTTTGATTAATTTCAAGGCCGAGAATCTTTCCGTAGAACTCTGCCGCATCTCTAAGATTGGATACAGCCAAAACAGCTGTTTTTAACACCATATACTAAACGCGATGTGGTATTATATTTATTCTAACTTTATCAAATTTAGGTGACGATCTAAACCAAAGGACTTAAAAACGTCTTGTAGGGTA from Pyrobaculum arsenaticum DSM 13514 includes:
- a CDS encoding VOC family protein, with the translated sequence MVLKTAVLAVSNLRDAAEFYGKILGLEINQRGRELCIGDCPLKLVEGIARHSEDSYLYHVALKVPNRKSLGAVLRRAMEFEEVVEGFADHLVSESLYVRDFDGIGIEIYADKPRDAWPRKNGGYAMDTLPLDVRSLLREAGARPGGLELGHIHMRTGDVEAAERFYNNLGFKTTYRWRDAVFLAYGDYHHHFAFNPWPVPQPRGGAGLLEVRLGIEIDVVDPLGIRLVGK